Sequence from the Pirellulales bacterium genome:
AAGATCAGCAGGACAATGCCAGAGAGGCAATTGCGGATCGCTATGAGGGACCGCTACACCTCGAATTGATCGCGGCAACCAAAGCCAAAGGCGAGTGGCTGGATCGGCCCGAACTGGAAGTTTTCGAACACGCTTACCGGTCAAAAAAGTACGATGTGATTGTGTTCGATGACCTCAGCCGACTGATCCGCGGGGGCGACGCCGTACGGCTGATGGAGATCGGCGTCGACCACGGTATCCGTACGATTTCGATCGCCGACGGAATCGATACCGCCAGCGACACTTGGGAGGAAGACTCGCTGACCGCCTGCGCTGAGGCTGTCGCCCATGTCCAGCGTACGTCCAGCCGAATCAAACAAAAATGCATGAACCGGTTTTGCAAGTATGGAAAAGTTGCCAAACGGCCGATTCCGGGTTATATCGTTCCTCCAGATGCCGAAACCTACGACGACTGGCAGAAGGACGACCGGTGGACCGACACGATCCGCGAAGGCGCTCGGCGGTTGCGACGCACCTTAAATTGTTCCGACTGCGCTCGGTTTTTTATCGAGGCGGGGTTTCCTCGGAGCAAGTACGCCAAAGGAACCTGGGATGGCGCCGCCGTTCGCGAGTTTTATCACAATGAGATTCTCAAAGGCTTCCCATACCGTGGAAAAAAGCACTCGGTCAAGACTCACAGCAATGGTCATCGCACATCGGTAACCAACCCCAAGGGACCGAAATTCTACGCTGCGCCTCATCTGGCGCATTTGTCCCCCGCCGAGTTCGACGACTTGAATGCAGCGTTAGCGGCCCATCATGCTCGCTTCCGACGCGGCACACAGAATGGGCGAGACCCGCGAACGGGCGTGTCGCGGAAAAAGACTCGTGCGCTCGGTCAGCATGCTCGCTGCTGGTACTGCGGCCGGCATTATGTTTGGGGCGGCAACGGCCGCACCGACAATCTCATGTGCTGCGGTTCGCGCGAGCGGAAGTGCTGGCACTCGATGAGCTTCAACGGGCCGCTGGCCGCCCG
This genomic interval carries:
- a CDS encoding recombinase family protein — encoded protein: MRRSDSELQPRNGHTLLVGVGARISGCEEQKEASLEDQQDNAREAIADRYEGPLHLELIAATKAKGEWLDRPELEVFEHAYRSKKYDVIVFDDLSRLIRGGDAVRLMEIGVDHGIRTISIADGIDTASDTWEEDSLTACAEAVAHVQRTSSRIKQKCMNRFCKYGKVAKRPIPGYIVPPDAETYDDWQKDDRWTDTIREGARRLRRTLNCSDCARFFIEAGFPRSKYAKGTWDGAAVREFYHNEILKGFPYRGKKHSVKTHSNGHRTSVTNPKGPKFYAAPHLAHLSPAEFDDLNAALAAHHARFRRGTQNGRDPRTGVSRKKTRALGQHARCWYCGRHYVWGGNGRTDNLMCCGSRERKCWHSMSFNGPLAARRIVAEITAQLDKLTGFDDQFAEMVKQAQARGTCDLDAQWDELQRHEQKLEGERANVKQAMREIGVSHLIRETLEEIEREAQELARMRSRLEQRQTERLVLHDSIPALRKHLQQQFEKFAIESFEFGDYVRQLVPECWVYLIRMCDGGHPLSRAKLKFNLAGDFPDHALVPGMAEILTFERTIDLFDEPLVRERCRSDILRCKAAEPAISEPEIRKRLKPRYCVKAITDALALQSLMDQQGRADPYDLVREPIDDCPKLRRHLHSQYRFQP